The following proteins come from a genomic window of Spea bombifrons isolate aSpeBom1 chromosome 10, aSpeBom1.2.pri, whole genome shotgun sequence:
- the PDCD5 gene encoding programmed cell death protein 5, protein MADPELETIRKQRLSELQGKRGDAGSDQSQQEAKQREDDMRNNVLAQVLSQAARARLNNLALVKPEKAKAVENYLIQMARFGQLGGKLSEEGLIEILEKVSQQTEKKTTVKFNRRKVMDSDEEDD, encoded by the exons ATGGCGGATCCCGAGCTGGAAACGATAAGAAAGCAGCGGCTGTCCGAGCTGCAGGGCAAGCGAGGG GATGCTGGGAGCGACCAATCACAGCAGGAAGCCAAGCAGAG GGAAGACGATATGAGAAATAATGTTTTAGCCCAAGTCCTCAGCCAGGCAGCCCGTGCGCGCC TGAATAACCTGGCCCTTGTAAAGCCTGAAAAAGCCAAAGCCGTCGAAAATTACCTTATCCAAATGGCTCGATTTGGGCAGCTTGGTGGGAAG CTTTCAGAGGAGGGACTGATTGAAATCCTGGAGAAAGTGAGTCAGCAGACAGAGAAAAAGACAACGGTCAAG TTCAACAGGAGGAAAGTAATGGATTCCGACGAGGAAGACGACTGA